The Pseudoalteromonas rubra region GGGCTTATTCGCCCTGAGCTTCAACAAACAGCAGTACCAGGCATTGCTACAAACACCGGCAAGACAAACCGGCGTACTCGCATGTGCTCTGGTGCTGGCGTTGCTGTGGCAAATCCAGGCTGGCATCTTGCCACACCTGTCCATCCATATATTGGGGATCACTGCAGCAACTCTCACGCTCGGTTGGCATATGGGCCTGTTATCCACCACGCTCGCAACTTTGCTCAGTTATTTCTTTGGCCCCATGCCCATCGATAACTTGTGGACATTCTGGCTATTTACCGCGCTACTTCCGGTTTACCTCAGCTACGGCCTGTTTTTACTCTGTTATCACTTTCTCAATCGCCATTTCTTTGTCTATATCTTTGTCTGTGCATTTTTGTGCGGAGGCCTGGTTGCAGCCAGTAAAATAGCGATAAGTGCACTATATTACCTGAGTATCGGCCTTTATGACTGGCCTGTGCTGGTCGACAATTATATCTTTTATGCGATCATCATGTGGTTCCCGGAAGCCATGCTTAATGGCATGGCCATCACCTTACTGATCACTTACCGCCCACACTGGGTTAAAACTTTTTATGATAGGGATTACTTAGATAAATGACGCTACATTATCGCTGCCCCATTTGCTCAGCGCCTTTGGCTGAGCGACACAAAACGCTGCATTGTGAGCACAATCATCAATTTGATGTAGCGAAAGAAGGGTATGTTAATCTCCTTCCGGTCCAGTTTAAGAAATCCCGTCAGCCGGGTGATAATTTGGATATGGTTCAGGCTCGGCGCAACTTTTTTGCCACCGAGCACTATCAATTTTTACAAACTCATCTGGCGCGCACCATAGCAGCGCTGCCCTGTGGATCTGTTATCGATATGGGCTGTGGAGAGGGCTTTTATACCCAGGCAATTGCCAACGCCCTGCCTGCAACCAGCCAGGTATTTGGTGTAGACATCTCAAAACCGGCTATCCGTTATGCGGCAAAACGCTACCCTCAGGTCCAGTTCAGCGTTGCTTCGATCAAAGATGCACCGTTTGTGGAACATGAAGCAGATGTGTTGCTGAGTGTTTTTGCGCCGGTATTTGCTGATGAAATGGCCCGTTTACTCAAACCTGATGGCCAGTTGCTGGTTGTCAGCCCTGGTCCTAAGCACTTGTACGAGCTTAAAACACATATTTACGATGAAGTGAGATTACATGACGCACCGGATTGCCCACAGGGCTTTACTGAAGTAGTTCAGGAGCACCTCGTACAGACGCATAAAGTCTCAACAGACGTCATTAAGCACTTGATCAAAATGACGCCTTTTGCGTGGAAGTTTAAAGAAAGCCATTACCAGACGTTAGAACAGGCAAGCTTCCACGAAGTGACGTTTTCTTTTCTGATCACTCGCTATCAAAAATCTGAACAGTTGACTGATTAATCCTTTTAGAACAAAAAAACCTCTGACATATCAGAGGTTTTCTTTTGCAAATGCTTTGTCCATTTTCTCAAACATATCGTTTAGCAGTTTCGCCAATTCACGATACTTAGGATCTCGTGCAGCGTCGGCCTGATACCCATTAGCCACCATTTTGTGATAAAGCTCCTTATACCAACTATTCAAAGCCGGATTCAACCGTGTATCAGCCCGCTTACCCAACCAGAGCAACCCCTGGACAGGCAAAGACAAGAAGAACAACGCAATCGTAATAGCCTGAGGTAAATAAGCCATTCCCAAGTATGAAGTCTGGATAAAGACCGAAATAATCGCCAGCGCAGGCATAACCTGAAGGGCAAACTCAGTGGCTTTGATCACTCTGAATTCGGGAAATAACAGCGTCAATTCCTTGCGCATTGGCCATTCTTTGGCGTACTGACGTCCAAGTTGCACTTGTGAAATAAGACTTTTCTGCATCATAACTCCCGGGTGCGAGGGAAAACTCTCTGCGCATTATATTGATTTAAAACCGCAACGGGCAACTTACATTTAGTCAATTCCAGGAAACCAAGCAACACCATTAACCCATTGCTTACCTGCCATCGACTAGCACTTGCTTAACAATCAATAAAACTCGCAATAAAACACGATAAACCAATATCGATGGCCTAACGTTTCTCAAAAAAATCGGGTAAAATTAACTTTATACTCGTCAATTATACCTTAGTCTAATATTAAGCTAAACGCGCCTTTTCATTTAGCTTAATACGCAATAACAGTTATTGTCAAAACGGATAGTCATTATGTCATCTACCCATGTTCTGGTACTCAATTGTGGCAGCTCCAGCCTCAAGTTCGCAATCATAGACCCAACAACCACTCAGGAACACCTTTCTGGCCTCGCTGAACGCCTTGGCGAAGACAGCCCACAAATTAAATATAAACACGATGGCGAAAAACACATCATCTCACTCAATGCAGGCGATGCACATCAAATTGCTATCGACAAACTCGTCGAGCTGGTCAAATCCCTGGGTCTGGACAAAGAACTGGTTGCCGTGGGTCATCGCGTCGTACATGGCGGTGAGCACTTCACACAATCCGCACTGATAGATGACACAGTACATCAGGCCATCGTTAAAACAGCGGATCTGGCGCCATTGCATAATCCAGCTAACCTGTTGGGTATTGACGCAGCAACGCAGGCATTTAGCCACTTACCCCAAATTGCCGTCTTTGATACTGCGTTCCATCAGAGCATGGCTCCCAGTGCCTACCTGTACGCTTTGCCTTATGACCTGTATAAAACCCATGGTATTCGTCGCTATGGTTTCCATGGTACCAGCCACTACTTTGTATCGACTCAGGCCATCAAAGCATTAGGGCTTGAGCAGAAAAGTTCTCGTATTATTACTGCGCACCTCGGTAATGGGTGCTCAGTGTGTGCGATAAAAGACGGAAAATCCGTCGATACCAGCATGGGGCTCACGCCACTGGAGGGTCTGATCATGGGCACTCGCAGTGGCGACATCGATCCAGGGCTTTTCTCCTATCTAGTTAATCAGCTTAATTACAGCGTTGAGCAAGTCGACACGTTACTGAACAAACAAAGTGGCCTGTTGGGGATCAGCGAATTGTCTAATGACTGCCGCACCATTGAAGAAGCGGCAGCGGACGGACACCCACAAGCAACGCTGGCACTGGAGATGTTCTGTTATCGCTTAGCTAAACAAATTGCCAGTTTTGCCGTGCCTCTGGGTGGCGTAGATGCCGTGGTGTTCACCGGCGGTATTGGCGAGAATTCAGATGTGATCCGGGCAAAAGTTGTCGAGCAACTCGGGTTCTTGGGTATGACCATTGATACGACAGCAAACCTGGATGCTCGCTTTGGCAAACAGGGCGAAATTACACGCACAGGTACTGGCCCCAAGGCATTAGTCATCCCTACCAATGAAGAGTGGGTGATTGCCCATGATGCAGCGCAACTGGCACAGGAGTAATAAGCCATGAGCCGTCGTATTATGTTAATCCCTATTTCCACCGGTGTTGGCTTAACGTCAGTGTCAGTTGGGATAGTCCGTGCACTGGAACAAAAAGCCGTTGCGGTTAACTTTTTTAAGCCGATTGCACAACCACGAAAAGAAGACACCGGCCCTGAAAAATCAACTTTAATCGTACAACAAGGCTCTTCGATTTCTCCACCAAAACCGTTTGAGCTCAGCTACGCAGAGCAAATGATCGGTGACGGGAAAGGCGACGATTTACTGGAAGAAATTGTTGAGCGCTTTGAAAGCGCTATCAACCCGGGTGAAGTAGCTATCATCGAGGGGATGGTCCCTACCCGCCGTCAGCCTTATGCAGGTCGTGTCAATCGGGAAATCGCGCAAACGCTCGGTGCGGACATCGTATTTGTGCTCACCCCGGGTAATGACAGCAATGATCAACTCGAGGATCGTCTGGAGATTGCCGCCGGGAACTATGGTGGCGTCGACCATCCGCGGGTACTGGGTTGCATCTTTAACAAAGTAAACGCACCGTTGGACGAAGATGGCAGAGCGCGCGCAGATCTGGTTGATCAACATGAGCCCGAGCAGCTTGAAAATGAACTGAACAGGCTCGCCTCGTTACCCGTCTTCCGTAAACACCCATTTATGTTGCTGGGCGCTATCCCCTGGGACTTTGATCTTGTTGCGCCACGTGTCGTTGATCTGAGTAATTACCTGGGTGCAGAAGTGATAAACGCAGGAGACATGGCGCACCGACGTTTAAGACGCGTGACCTTTTGTGCCAGAACAGTGTCAAATATCCTGAACCATTTTACGCCAGGTGCACTCTTGGTTACGCCGGGTGATCGTTCTGACATTCTCGTTGCTGGCTGTCTGAGTGCCATGAACGGCACTAAGCTGGGTGCCATTTTGCTCACCGGTGGTTTCAAACCAGAAGCCAAAATCATGGAGCTGTGTGAGCAGGCTATGGCAACTGGCCTGCCTATCTTGGCGACCACAGCCGATACCTGGCGAACATCTTTACTGCTGCACAATTTCAACATGGAAGTGCCTGCTGACGATGAACAGCGTATCGACAAAGTAAAGCAGCATAACGCTGATAACATTGATGCTGAATGGCTGGATTCGTTGGCTCAGGGTGTAGCCCGAACACGAAAATTATCGCCGCCAGCCTTTCGCTTCTTATTGACCGATTCTGCGCGAAAAGCAAATAAGACCATAGTACTGCCGGAAGGTAACGAGCCTCGTACAATTAAAGCGGCAGCAATTTGTGGCGAGCGTGGGATTGCTAAAACGGTACTACTGGGTGAGCGCGAAGAGATAGAACGTATCGCTGCACAACAAGGTGTTGAGCTCAACGACAATGTCACCATTCTAGACCCGCAGGAAGAAGTTGAGAAGTACATTGCACCTATGGTTGAACTGCGCAAAAACAAAGGCCTGACTGAAGTGGTCGCTGCTGAGCAGTTACAAGACAATGTGGTACTGGGAACTATGATGCTGGCTGAAGATAAGGTTGATGGCCTGGTATCAGGTGCAGTCAACACCACTGCAAACACGATCCGCCCGCCACTTCAGCTCATCAAAACGGCCCCGGATTCATCCCTGGTTAGCTCCGTGTTCTTTATGCTGCTGCCCGATCAGGTCCTCGTTTATGGTGACTGTGCCATTAACCCTGATCCAACCGCAGAGCAACTGGCTGATATCGCGATTCAATCTGCTGAGTCTGCCGCCGCATTTGGCATTGAGCCCAAAGTGGCCATGATCAGTTATAGTACGGGTACTTCTGGCCAGGGGGCTGACGTAGACAAGGTACGTGAGGCAACCCGCATTGCGCAGGAAAAACGCCCGGATCTCGATATTGACGGACCGCTACAGTACGACGCTGCTATCATGGAAAATGTGGCACGTAAGAAAGCGCCGAACAGTAAAGTTGCAGGCAAGGCGACAGTGTTTGTATTCCCGGACCTCAATACTGGTAACACCACCTACAAAGCCGTTCAGCGGAGTGCCGATCTGATCAGTATTGGACCCATGCTACAAGGTATGCGTAAGCCCGTGAACGACCTTAGCCGTGGTGCACTGGTTGATGATATCGTGTATACCATTGCACTGACCGCAATTCAGGCGGGACAAAACGACCACTAACATCTCCGGTTTACCCGTAGCCTAATTCGGGAAGTTTGCCTACTTCCCGAATTATAACCTGACAGGCTGTGCAGCCAACGGAAAAAGGTTTCTTTTGGCCATGCTTGACTATACTATTACAGAGTCACAGGTGTCGGGACTCGGATATGTCGAAGCAAACATTACAGGTATTGCCACACAATTTTACCATCCATAGTCTGGATAGTGATCAGGCTGTGCCCGCCGAAGTAATGTCAGCTGAGATCTTCTTCATCGCCAAAACCTCTGAAGAACTCTCAATTGTCTGCCCCAGCGACCTGGTTTTTAATAGTTTCGCCACTGAGCCACACTGGCGCGCACTGGAAGTCATTGGCCCACTTGGTTTTTCACTCACAGGCATCATGGCCAATATATCTGGCGTCTTGGCCAGTGCCAATGTCTCCATTTTTTCCATTTCCACCTACGACACTGACTATATTCTGGTTAAAGAAGCCCAACTTCCTGACGCTATTAAGGCGCTCAAAAAAGACGGATACCTGTTTGTCTGATGCATTTATCACAGCAAATTAATTACGCCCCCATTGCCCAAATTGCTAACCCAATCATGCATATTGCCAGCCCTTTTACGGGCAAGGCCCACCCTGCAAGTCAGCACCCTGAGGCGTTATTTTCAAGCGGTATGCTGGGCCCCGGAGTCTGTGTAAAATTGAATTCTGCGATGATGCTGGCACCCTGCCCAGCCAAGGTAGAAAAAATCAGTCAACATGGCTGTGAGTTTGTCCTGAGAACAAAATCGGGATTGCTCCTGCTATTGCACCTTCTGATCCCGGCAGAGTACCGCAGAACAGAACATCTCATCCAGCACAGCTATGGCAAAAAACACGTCGCAATGGGAGATATCTTGTGCTACTTCGATGTACCGAGCGATGTTGATGTGCTGGGCACCCTGTTATTGCTCAATGCAGACAAACTGGGACCATGTTATTATCCTTTAAATCAAGTCACTGCGGGTAAAGATCCGCTTATCACATTATCCAGAGCATGTAATTTATGACCACCATTATGTACGGTATCAGCAACTGCGATACGATTAAAAAAGCAAAGAAATTCCTTGAACAAAACGACATCAATTACACCTTTCACGACTACCGCAAAGACGGGCTCGACGCGCAAATGCTAGCTGAATTTGTTGCGGCACTGGGCTGGGAAAACGTACTGAACAAACGTGGTACTACCTATCGTGGACTCAGCGATGAAGACAAACAAAACCTGGACGCTGACAGTGCACAAACACATATGTTAGCCGCCCCCGCCATGATAAAGCGCCCTATTCTGCTGCACGCAGGCCAATATCACCTGGGCTTTAAAGCGCCGCAATATCAGGAAATTTTCTCGCAATGAGTGAGACACACAGTGACGTAGTCGCACTGGCCAGGGCACTTATCCAGCGCCCTTCAGTCACCCCTGAGGATGCCGGGTGTCAGGCAATGATTAATGCTCGCCTGAGTGCGCTGGGGTTTAATGTCGAA contains the following coding sequences:
- a CDS encoding energy-coupling factor ABC transporter permease, coding for MFTALMAMGLFALSFNKQQYQALLQTPARQTGVLACALVLALLWQIQAGILPHLSIHILGITAATLTLGWHMGLLSTTLATLLSYFFGPMPIDNLWTFWLFTALLPVYLSYGLFLLCYHFLNRHFFVYIFVCAFLCGGLVAASKIAISALYYLSIGLYDWPVLVDNYIFYAIIMWFPEAMLNGMAITLLITYRPHWVKTFYDRDYLDK
- the rlmA gene encoding 23S rRNA (guanine(745)-N(1))-methyltransferase — its product is MTLHYRCPICSAPLAERHKTLHCEHNHQFDVAKEGYVNLLPVQFKKSRQPGDNLDMVQARRNFFATEHYQFLQTHLARTIAALPCGSVIDMGCGEGFYTQAIANALPATSQVFGVDISKPAIRYAAKRYPQVQFSVASIKDAPFVEHEADVLLSVFAPVFADEMARLLKPDGQLLVVSPGPKHLYELKTHIYDEVRLHDAPDCPQGFTEVVQEHLVQTHKVSTDVIKHLIKMTPFAWKFKESHYQTLEQASFHEVTFSFLITRYQKSEQLTD
- the yfbV gene encoding terminus macrodomain insulation protein YfbV — translated: MQKSLISQVQLGRQYAKEWPMRKELTLLFPEFRVIKATEFALQVMPALAIISVFIQTSYLGMAYLPQAITIALFFLSLPVQGLLWLGKRADTRLNPALNSWYKELYHKMVANGYQADAARDPKYRELAKLLNDMFEKMDKAFAKENL
- a CDS encoding acetate kinase is translated as MSSTHVLVLNCGSSSLKFAIIDPTTTQEHLSGLAERLGEDSPQIKYKHDGEKHIISLNAGDAHQIAIDKLVELVKSLGLDKELVAVGHRVVHGGEHFTQSALIDDTVHQAIVKTADLAPLHNPANLLGIDAATQAFSHLPQIAVFDTAFHQSMAPSAYLYALPYDLYKTHGIRRYGFHGTSHYFVSTQAIKALGLEQKSSRIITAHLGNGCSVCAIKDGKSVDTSMGLTPLEGLIMGTRSGDIDPGLFSYLVNQLNYSVEQVDTLLNKQSGLLGISELSNDCRTIEEAAADGHPQATLALEMFCYRLAKQIASFAVPLGGVDAVVFTGGIGENSDVIRAKVVEQLGFLGMTIDTTANLDARFGKQGEITRTGTGPKALVIPTNEEWVIAHDAAQLAQE
- the pta gene encoding phosphate acetyltransferase, producing MSRRIMLIPISTGVGLTSVSVGIVRALEQKAVAVNFFKPIAQPRKEDTGPEKSTLIVQQGSSISPPKPFELSYAEQMIGDGKGDDLLEEIVERFESAINPGEVAIIEGMVPTRRQPYAGRVNREIAQTLGADIVFVLTPGNDSNDQLEDRLEIAAGNYGGVDHPRVLGCIFNKVNAPLDEDGRARADLVDQHEPEQLENELNRLASLPVFRKHPFMLLGAIPWDFDLVAPRVVDLSNYLGAEVINAGDMAHRRLRRVTFCARTVSNILNHFTPGALLVTPGDRSDILVAGCLSAMNGTKLGAILLTGGFKPEAKIMELCEQAMATGLPILATTADTWRTSLLLHNFNMEVPADDEQRIDKVKQHNADNIDAEWLDSLAQGVARTRKLSPPAFRFLLTDSARKANKTIVLPEGNEPRTIKAAAICGERGIAKTVLLGEREEIERIAAQQGVELNDNVTILDPQEEVEKYIAPMVELRKNKGLTEVVAAEQLQDNVVLGTMMLAEDKVDGLVSGAVNTTANTIRPPLQLIKTAPDSSLVSSVFFMLLPDQVLVYGDCAINPDPTAEQLADIAIQSAESAAAFGIEPKVAMISYSTGTSGQGADVDKVREATRIAQEKRPDLDIDGPLQYDAAIMENVARKKAPNSKVAGKATVFVFPDLNTGNTTYKAVQRSADLISIGPMLQGMRKPVNDLSRGALVDDIVYTIALTAIQAGQNDH
- a CDS encoding ACT domain-containing protein; the protein is MSKQTLQVLPHNFTIHSLDSDQAVPAEVMSAEIFFIAKTSEELSIVCPSDLVFNSFATEPHWRALEVIGPLGFSLTGIMANISGVLASANVSIFSISTYDTDYILVKEAQLPDAIKALKKDGYLFV
- a CDS encoding PTS glucose transporter subunit IIA, translated to MHLSQQINYAPIAQIANPIMHIASPFTGKAHPASQHPEALFSSGMLGPGVCVKLNSAMMLAPCPAKVEKISQHGCEFVLRTKSGLLLLLHLLIPAEYRRTEHLIQHSYGKKHVAMGDILCYFDVPSDVDVLGTLLLLNADKLGPCYYPLNQVTAGKDPLITLSRACNL
- a CDS encoding ArsC family reductase gives rise to the protein MTTIMYGISNCDTIKKAKKFLEQNDINYTFHDYRKDGLDAQMLAEFVAALGWENVLNKRGTTYRGLSDEDKQNLDADSAQTHMLAAPAMIKRPILLHAGQYHLGFKAPQYQEIFSQ